Genomic DNA from Mesotoga sp. UBA6090:
AGCAGCATAGAACGCCGGATTTTCCTCCGCCTCCCAGTATAGCTACATTCATACCTTTCTCAACAAGTTTGTTGACCTGTGCAGGGGCCCCGGCAACATCCAGAACTGCAAGGGCCATCTTCGGTGGAATATCAGAGGGTAGCTTCGAGTAGATGCCACTTTCAAACAAAACGGCTTTTCCCACAATGTCTACCTGATCCTTTTCAAGATGGACTTTTAGAATTCTTTCGATTCTAAGGGGTGTCAGAGAAAGAGAAACAAGTGAAGCTATCCTGTCGCCGACTTTCAAATCCCTTTCCAAAAGATCTTTTCCGATCCTGGATATCCTTCCTATGAACATCCCTCCGGAGCCGGTGACGGGATTTTGTAGCTTTCCCTTGTCCTTAACTATGTCCATTATCATATCGGAGATTCTGGATTCATCATCCCTGCAAGCTTCTCTTATTTGCGTAAAGCTCGCAGAATCAACGTTCAGAGTCTCCACATCGACGAGAATTTCGTTGTCATATAGCTCCGTTGAATTATCGATTCTTACAGCTGCCTGAGGAAGGAACCCGGTAGGTTCAATTACTCTGTGGCTTCCATAAGGACATCCTCTCATTAGTCTTTCCTCCTGATTCCAAGTATTGCCCTTGCTTCGGCGGGAGTCGCGACTTCCCTGCCCAGCTCTCCTGCAATTCTGACAACTCTCTGGACTAGTTGCGCGTTAGAAAGGGCAAGTTCGCCTTTTGCGTAGTAAACATTGTCTTCAAAACCTACCCTGACATGTCCCCCAAGAAGGATAGCGAATGTAGCTAGAGGAAGCTCATTTCTTCCGATCCCGGCTACCGTCCATGTGCTTCCTGCCGGTATTGCGTTAACCATATGGATCAAATCTTCGATGTTTCCAGGGCTGGCCCCAGGGACTCCAAGAACAAAGTCAAAGTGTATCGGGCTCTCAATCAGACCCTTTTTCTGCAATCTGAGGGCGTTTTCAATCATACCTCTTTCAAATACTTCAATCTCGGGTTTGATGCCTCTCTTCTTCATCTTATGTGCGAAATACTCAATAGTTTCTTCCGAGTTAAAGAAGACATCATGCCCGAAATTGCACGTACCGGTGGAAAGAGTGGCCATCTCCGGATCCAGATCGAGAGGCTGAGCTCTCTCCTCCACCTTGTGCCACACCGCCCCGCCGGTGGACGGCTGAAAGATCAGATCACATTTGCTTCGAATTCTTTCCATAATATCTCTATACACTTCGCGGCTCTGGGTTGGTCTTCCCGAAGAATCCCTTGCGTGAATATGGACTATGCTTGCTCCTGAAAGGAAGCATTCATAAGCTGCCGATGCGATTTCTTCGGGAGAAATCGGAAGAGCAGGTTGTTGTTCTTTCATCACTTCCGCGCCGGTCAGGGCCGCCGTGATTATCAGTTTATCCATTGCTCTTCCTCTGCCTGTTCTTTGGAACGACGCATGTTCCGCTGGCTTTACACACAAGGACCGGCACGGGAAGGATTTCGGCCGCAGAATCACTGATATCCGGCCTTGCCTGAGCGACCTTGAAGGCTTGGAAAATCATCTTCCGTGATGTGTTGCCATTTGAGACTATTTCTCCTGTTGCTTCGATGTAATCTCCTGCATAGACTGGAGCAAGAAATTCGATGTTATCATAGGCCTTGAATAGGCCTTCATCGCCGTCATTTCTTATCAGCAACTCAGTAGCAACATCGCCAAACATCTGGATAACTCTTGCTCCATCAACCAAATTACCACCGTAATGAGCATCGTGAAGGCTCATTCGAATTCTGACCATCGCCTTTGTCAAGATAATACCCCCTTATATATACAATCTTGCCTCTAAAATGTAACTGCATCAAGGGTTGCAGCCGCTGATTAAACCCTAACAGAGTCGAACACATCTTTCTATGTCTCTCTTACTATTCCGTTATACACGATTTTTCAAAAAAATTACCTCCTTGCCTTCGCCAGGTAAAGCTCTACCTTTCTGGTATGCTATAGATAACAAGATGTTGCGGGAAGGAGAGATGTGTGTGGTCAAGACACTTATTATGGCTGGCGGAATAGGGGAGAGGCTATGGCCGGTTAGCGTAAAAAAGAGACCTAAGCAGTTCCAGAAGTTCGGTTCAAAGAAAACTATGATTGAGGAAACTATTGAACGAGTGGAAAAGCTTACCGATGAGATAATAATCATCACAACAAGGGAGCAGTATCCACTAATGCAATACTACTTGCCCCTCTTTCCAAGCGACAACGTCATATTCGAACCCATGAGAAGAAATACAGCTCCCGCCATTGCTTTGGGCAGCAGTAGATTTGCAGCTGAGGATATTATGGTTATTGTTCCTGCTGATCATGTTATCAGAGATGAAGAAAGCTTTCTTAAGACTTTGAGAAAGGCAATTAAGTATGCAGAATCAAATGAATCGCTCGTTACAATAGGGATAACCCCGACTCGCCCCTATACTGGTTACGGCTACATTGAAAGGGGAAACGTTGTAAGTGATGATGAAGAGGTCTATTCGGTGAAGAAGTTCCACGAAAAGCCCGACTATGAAACTGCTCAACGATATTTTCAGTCTGGCAGGTTTCTATGGAATTCGGGTATATTTGTGTGGAGAAAGGACATCTTCGACTCGGAGCTTTCAACGAACTTCCCGGACCTGTTTTCTGCAATCTCCGAGATTGAAGAGAGGCCTGAAGACATCGAAAAGATATACGAGAGACTTCCAAAGATCTCTATAGACTATGGTTTGATGGAGAGATCGACGAAAGTTGCGACTGTCCCGGCCAATTTCTACTGGAATGACATTGGATCGTGGGATGCGGTCTATGATCTGCTGCTGAAAGACAAGAATGGAAATGCAGTAGAAGGCGAATTTTCTCTGAGAAACGTCAAGAACTGCCTCTTAATCAACCATACCCAGAAGAAACTCGCAATTTCGGGGATTGAGAACTACATTGTGGTGGCAAGTAGTGAGGGAACACTGGTTTGCAAAAGAGGAGAGTCACAGGAAATAAAGGAGATAATAGTGTAAGGAGGAGAAAAAGTGGATAGAAAACTTGACGAAATTGTGATTTCCCTTAAGGAGGAACTGGTAAGATCAATATCTGATTCAGTTAAGATCAAGTCAGTTCAGGATGCTCCGGTAGATGGCGGCCCCTTTGGCAAAGGGGTAAGGGATTCACTTGATCAGACTATCAAGTTGGCGCAGAAGTTAGGTTTTGAGGCAAGAAACGCCGATGGATATGTGGGCATAGTAGACTATGGATCGGGCGAGACTTTCGGAGTTCTTGGTCATCTTGATGTAGTTCCAGAGGGAGAAGGCTGGGAAGTTCCACCTTACAGCGGCCTGGTGAAGGACGGAGAGATTTGGGGAAGAGGAACTCAAGATGACAAAGGCCCTATGATGGCGGCACTTTATGCTCTCAAGGCAATAAAGGACTATGTTCAGAAGCCGTCCAAGAGAATTAGGTTGATTTTCGGAACAAACGAAGAAACTGGTTGGGAGTGCATGAAGTACTATGTGAAGCATGAAGAGATTCCAGATATGTCCGTGACTCCCGATGCCGATTTTCCTGTGATTTTTGCGGAGAAAGGAATAGTGAATTACGGAATTTCAGCACCTGCAATCAGTAGAGAGAAAGGTCTGGCAATCGAGACCTTGACTGCCGGAGAAGCACCCAATATGGTCGCTTCGTCAGCAAAGGTCGTTCTCAAGGGTGCGGACGATGAGATTCTAGAGAGAATTAGCTCCTTCTCACCGAAAAATGATACTAAACTTAAGATAAATAAGATAGATAGAAGAGTTGAGATTTCGATAACGGGAGTTTCTGCCCACGGATCTACCCCAAATAAAGGGAAGAGCGCAATGGCAGCTCTAGTAGATCTTCTCGTGG
This window encodes:
- the pepV gene encoding dipeptidase PepV — protein: MDRKLDEIVISLKEELVRSISDSVKIKSVQDAPVDGGPFGKGVRDSLDQTIKLAQKLGFEARNADGYVGIVDYGSGETFGVLGHLDVVPEGEGWEVPPYSGLVKDGEIWGRGTQDDKGPMMAALYALKAIKDYVQKPSKRIRLIFGTNEETGWECMKYYVKHEEIPDMSVTPDADFPVIFAEKGIVNYGISAPAISREKGLAIETLTAGEAPNMVASSAKVVLKGADDEILERISSFSPKNDTKLKINKIDRRVEISITGVSAHGSTPNKGKSAMAALVDLLVELPLEDSEMKRLLSTIRNKIGYEFYGESLGIAGKDSMSGELTLNIGTLKLQAGVLKLVINIRYPVFFNEAMIRSQIEEAFGGFRVETYHHQKPLYVSPDSELVKTCREVYKEVTGHDEEPIAIGGGTYARAVPNAVAFGALLPGNVELAHQPNERISIEDVLLVSRIYAQLFLRFLQT
- a CDS encoding hotdog domain-containing protein; translated protein: MVRIRMSLHDAHYGGNLVDGARVIQMFGDVATELLIRNDGDEGLFKAYDNIEFLAPVYAGDYIEATGEIVSNGNTSRKMIFQAFKVAQARPDISDSAAEILPVPVLVCKASGTCVVPKNRQRKSNG
- a CDS encoding L-erythro-3,5-diaminohexanoate dehydrogenase, with the translated sequence MRGCPYGSHRVIEPTGFLPQAAVRIDNSTELYDNEILVDVETLNVDSASFTQIREACRDDESRISDMIMDIVKDKGKLQNPVTGSGGMFIGRISRIGKDLLERDLKVGDRIASLVSLSLTPLRIERILKVHLEKDQVDIVGKAVLFESGIYSKLPSDIPPKMALAVLDVAGAPAQVNKLVEKGMNVAILGGGGKSGVLCCYQAMKKCGDSGKVIVVEYSEENAERIREHKLAHEVVIADATKPLEVYEKIRRITEGNLCDVVINNVNVPGTEMGSILAVKNEGIVYFFSMATSFTRAALGAEGVGKDITMIIGNGYTKGHAKLALDILRESNEIRRLFQKLYI
- a CDS encoding 3-keto-5-aminohexanoate cleavage protein codes for the protein MDKLIITAALTGAEVMKEQQPALPISPEEIASAAYECFLSGASIVHIHARDSSGRPTQSREVYRDIMERIRSKCDLIFQPSTGGAVWHKVEERAQPLDLDPEMATLSTGTCNFGHDVFFNSEETIEYFAHKMKKRGIKPEIEVFERGMIENALRLQKKGLIESPIHFDFVLGVPGASPGNIEDLIHMVNAIPAGSTWTVAGIGRNELPLATFAILLGGHVRVGFEDNVYYAKGELALSNAQLVQRVVRIAGELGREVATPAEARAILGIRRKD
- a CDS encoding mannose-1-phosphate guanylyltransferase, which gives rise to MCVVKTLIMAGGIGERLWPVSVKKRPKQFQKFGSKKTMIEETIERVEKLTDEIIIITTREQYPLMQYYLPLFPSDNVIFEPMRRNTAPAIALGSSRFAAEDIMVIVPADHVIRDEESFLKTLRKAIKYAESNESLVTIGITPTRPYTGYGYIERGNVVSDDEEVYSVKKFHEKPDYETAQRYFQSGRFLWNSGIFVWRKDIFDSELSTNFPDLFSAISEIEERPEDIEKIYERLPKISIDYGLMERSTKVATVPANFYWNDIGSWDAVYDLLLKDKNGNAVEGEFSLRNVKNCLLINHTQKKLAISGIENYIVVASSEGTLVCKRGESQEIKEIIV